The sequence GCGTCGCGCTGACGGGGAGCTGGTGCAAACAAGTAGAGCTGTGGCATCCCTGCTGGCGCTCCTGCCAAGGCTGTGATCAGGTGTCCGGAAAAAAGGGCCAGATGTGCGGAATGATGAGCATGGACGCGACCATGTAGAGCAGGTTGAGCGGGATACCGATCTTGAAGAAGTCGCTGAAACGGTATCCGCCGACGCTGTAAACATAGGTGTTGGTCTGATACCCGATAGGGGTGGCAAAACTGGCGGAGCTGGCAATACAGACGGCGATGATGAATGGGCGTGTGTCCACCCCGAGCTGTTGGGCAATGGATATTCCCATCGGAATCATGATGACAACCGTGGCATTGTTGGAGAGCACCTCGGTAAAGAGGGAAGTGATCATGTAGATCACCAGCAGCGAAACCATGGGTCGCCAGGGTTCCGCCACCGTCCACTCGATAAATTGCCAGGCCGAGCCGACGATCCAGTCTGTTGCACCCGTGACCTCAAGCGTCATGCCCATGCCCAGCATGCCGTAGATGAGAAAGAGCAGGCTCCATTCGATGGATGCATATCCCTCCTTGGGCTTCAGGCAGCCGGTGAGGAAGATGAGGCCGACGCCGATGACCGTTGCGGCGGCGATGGGCATCCAGTTGAACGTGGAGGCGAGAATGACGGACAGCAGGATACCGATCACGATGGGTGCCTTGCGTCGCATTTGCTTGCCGGGCACCGGAGGGCGGTCGAGCAGGATCAGGTCTTCTCCGTTGTGCAGGTTTTCAATGGCCTGTTCCGAACCCATCAGCAGCAGGGTATCCCCCAGTTCGAGCTGAAGTGTGGTGATGCGGTCCCGCACATTGCGCCCATGCCGGTGAATGGCCAGAACGAGCATGCGGTAGCGTTGGCGGAAATTGATGTCCGAGAGTGTCTTGCCGATGAGGCTGGAGTTGGGTGCCAGAATGGCTTCCACCATTGCTCCTTCGTGCGCAGAAATCGTAGAGAGTCCCACATCGCCTTCGGGGTCAAGGTGCAGACCGGAAATTTCCTGCGCCCGGGCAATGCCGGAGGGGCGTGCCGACAGCACGAGACGGTCACCCCGACGCAGGGGGGTGAGGTTCGCGTTTTCACCGAGCGCAACACCACTTCGAATGATTTCCATGACGCGGAATCCGTGTTTTCGGTACCAGTCGGAGTCCTTGATGGTTTTCCCAATCATCGGAGAACCTTCCTTGACAAAGACCTCGGTGATGAACTCCTTGCGTTCCTGCTCACTCAGGATGGACATGAGCGTTTCCCGGTTGGGAAGCAGGCGCTTGCCCATGGTTGCCAGGTACACCGCTCCGCACAACAGCAGCGGGACTCCGATGGCGGTGATCTCAAACATTCCCAGTGGGGGCAGTCCCTGGTTTTCGATCATGCCACTGGCCAGGATATTTGTGCTGGTTCCGAGCAGGGTGCAGGTTCCTCCGAAAATGGAGGCATACGAGAGTGGAATCAGCAGCTTGGAGGCACTGAGCGACATGGACTTGGCCAGACTGAGCATCACGGGCAGCAGCATGACGACCACCGGGGTATTGTTGATGAAGGCCGAGGCAAATCCGACCGTGAACACAAGCAGGATCGTCATGCGCTTGTAGCCCAGATGCTTGAAGCGATTGAGCACATTCGAAAGTGCGTCGATCGAACCCGACTTGTTGAGCGCGGAGCTGATGATGAACATTGCACCGATGGTCAGCGGGGCCGGATTTGAAAACACCTGAATGAGGTCGGGGATCTGGGGCAACTGAGCACCGGGAAAGAGTGTGGCAGCGAGCAGTACCACCGAAAATGCGAGAATGGCGGTGACATCGCTGGATACTTTTTCCCAAATGAAACTACCGATGGTGAGTCCGAGCAGTAGCAGGGCGAAGAGGATTTCCCAAGTCATGACTGGATGTGGTAGGTTTTCACATTGGTGAATTCGCGAATTCCCTCAATGCCAAGTTCGCGACCGTATCCGCTTTTTTTCACTCCACCAAAGGGGATGCGTGGATCCGATTTTACGATGTCATTGATCGTGCAGGTTCCCACCTCGATTTGTTCGCCGATTCCGAGCGCGCGCTCAAGGTCGATTGAATAAATGGATGCACCGAGTCCCCATCGCGTATGGTTGGCCAGCTGGACTGCTTCGCGCTCGTTAGCGAAGGTGCTCACACAGAGTACGGGACCAAAGGTTTCTTCATTCCACACTGGCATTTCTGGAGTGACCTGGGTGAGCAGGGTCGGCGCATACTGCCACCCCTTCAGCGCGGCATCGGCGTAGCACTCGGGCATCCAGCAGTCGGCTCCTTTCAGGATGCTGCCTTCGACCTGTTGCTGTATCTGCTCATGAACCGACTGGGTAGCGAGCGGACCGAGGGTTGTTGAGGGTTCGAGAGGGTCTCCCATTTCCAGCTTGTCGATGTGGTGGCGCACACGGTCGAGATAGTCGTCCAGGACGCTGGTGTGCACGAGGATGCGCTTGGAGGCGATACAACTCTGGCCAGCGTTGAGCATGCGACCGCGCACGGTGCGCTCGGCGGCGAGGTCAAGGTCGGCATCGTGGAGAACCAGAGCGGCATCGCTGCCTCCCAGTTCGAGCACGGTGCGTTTGATCTGTGTGCCCGCGAGTCCGGCGATTTTTTCGCCGGCCTCATTGCTGCCAGTGAACGAAAGACCCGCGATGTGAGGATGCGCGATCAGCAGGGCGGTGTTTGCACCCGTGACGGGAATGGCGCGCATGAGATCGCATGGGAATCCACAGGATGGGAAAAGTGCTTCGATGGACAGCGCACAGCTCGTGACGTTGGACGCGTGCTTGAGAATGGCACCGTTGCCTGCAAGGATGGCGGGGATCACGGCCCTGAAGACCTGCCAGTAGGGAAAGTTCCACGGCATGATGGCCAGCACGATTCCGATGGGTTCGTAGCGCACAAAGCTGCGATCATGGTCGGATGAAAGCGGGCGGGACTGCAGATACCCCGGGCCATGTTCGGCGTAGTGATCGCAGAGTGCTGCGCATTTTTCAATCTCGGCCCGGGCTTCGGTGATGGGTTTGCCCATCTCCAGCGTTATGGTGCGCGCATGGTAGTGGATGCCGTCGCGCAGCTGTTTGGCGAGTTCGCGAAGCAGGGAGCAGCGGGACTCCAGTTCGGTGTGCGCCCATTCCTGACGGGCTTCGACCGTCTTTGCGACGATGCGCAGCATCTCGTCGGGGGGACATTCCGGGAAGGTGCGGATCGTTTCGAGTGAATAAGGATTGATGGACGCAAGTGACATGGGCAGCGGTGGGAACGCGCCTGCCGGGTATGGGCACCCCGACGAATGTCAAAGTTTCATTTTCAGGCGCAGCTGGGAACCATTGTGCTCCAGCTGCATTTCGTCAACGAGTTTTGAAATCAGTACCAAGCCCAGATTGCCAGGTTTCAGGTGTTCGAGCTGCTGATCGCGCAGCTCAAAGTCAAAGTTGTGACCAGGGCCAGGGTCCCGCACGATTGCTTCGAGCGTGTGGGTGGAAGCTCGATACTTCACACAGAATTCTGCGCTTTGCTCAGATCTTCCCTCACACCCGTGTTTCATGGCATTGAGCACGGCTTCGCGACAGGCGAGAACAAAGCGCTCCAGTGTGGTGGAATTGCCCTGCGGGAACAGCAGCTCCAGACTGCGTTTCCATACACTCTGATAACGGTCGACCTTTTGACAGGCATCGCCGTGATAGTGGTCGTAAAGAATGGGAACGGCGTCGGGTTCGGTTTCGTTGAAGCGGATATTGGCGATCAGAATATCGTCGTCAGCATTGATGAGGAAGTTCTGGGTGTCGGACTTGTTGAGGGTGCGCAAGTGATGAATGAGGCTGAGCACGTCCCAGTGATGTTTCATCGCAAACTCCACAAGACCGTCGGTAAACCCGAGCAAACAGGCAAAGTCAGAGGTTCGGAAGCGTCTGCGCCTGGCCTGGAAATCTTCAAACCATCCGAGCGGGTAGTGCTCGGGTTCGAGGCGTTGCACATCCCCTTGCAAATCGATCAGGTAGAGGGCAGGTAAACCGCAGTTGGTGAGGTGCATGTACTGTTCCTGTTCCACGAGTTCGATCGTGCAGGCACTCAGGGAGCTGCCGACGCGCACATGGTGGCTGTTGCCGAGATTTTCCGCCCTGCGCAGCAGCAGGTTATTATAGTCCTCCAGCATTTGGCGAATGTCCAGCGGTGACTGCACGGCCCGACGACCCACGAGGCTGCCGAGGAAGTGGCTGCTCAGCAGGGCCGATTGAATGTCATGCCCGGAAATATCCCCGAACACGGCACAGCGCTGGCCGGCGGAGGTTTCAAAGACCTCTATGAAATCGCCCCCGAGTTCATGTTTTGGGGTATAGGTCAGTTCAAAATGAGTCGACCAGTTGAGCGTGTCGACGGTATTGAACATGCCCGCAGAGCGGGCCGCGAGCAGGCTGGCCTCGGTGGCATCGCGTTTGCGACGAAGGGAGGTGGCCACAACTGCACGTTCGACGGACTGGTAGAATTTTTCCAGTTCGAGCGGTTTGTCGAGGAAATCAAAAGCTCCGTGGCGGAGGGATTCCTGGATGATGAAGCGTTCATTTTCACCCGTCACGAGGATGACCTCGAGCGTCGGATCGAGCGCTTTCACTTTCTCGAGCAGGTCAATGCCGGAGATGCCCGGCATGCTGTAGTCTGTGATCAGGCAATCGTAGTTCTTGAGGTTGGTGCTGCGTAGCAGCTTCAGACACTCTTCAGCACTTCGAAAGGTGCTCACCTTACATCCCTGCTCTTCGAGGGAGATCTCCATGATCGTGAGGTTGATGGACTCATCGTCAACAATGAGAATGTGTGCGTTGGATAGCCGTGGAATCATCGTAGCGGTCTGGACTGCGTTTCTTTCAGAAGGTCGGAATCCGCCGCTCAACCCACGGGAGAGGGTGAGGGTTCGCGCTTGGCAAAGGTTTCCCAGTTCACGGTGTTGTAAAAACAGAGTGCTTCCTCGATGCAGGTGACCACAGATGCCCGTGCAGAATCGAGAGTTTCCGGCGTCGAATTGGCGAGCAGGTGAGCGTGGAGCAGACCGGTATGGGTTGCCAATTTCCAGGCACCGATGGAGATGGACATGCTCTGCATTTGTTGTACGACCGAGGTTATGGCTTTGTCCAATACTCCCGTTTCCAGTGTTTCCAGAAAGGCGAGGTGGGATTCGAGAGTGCGCATCATGTGATTGCGCAGACCCTCCATGACCTCGGGCCGGGTGCAGAATCGGGTCATGAACGGAGTGGGTTCATAATCCTCATGGGCATGGGCTGTCGGATTGGAGTTTGCCTTGTCAGGCAGGTTGGAGTGATCGCCAGCTTCGCGACAGGGTTGAATGTCGAGTCGTTCACGTGCCTGGCGCACCGAGGCTTTCACATCTTCCACGTCGAAGGGTTTTTGCAGGATGGCATCGAAGTGCTTCAGCTGTCGCGCAAGGTCGGCCTGGGTGAGCGGAGTGGCAGTCATGGCAATGATGGGGATGCTTCGGTAGTCGCGCCGGGATTTTCGGATCAGACGCGCCGTGTCGAAGCCATTGAGGCGCGGCATGTTGAGGTCGAGAAAGACACACTGGTAGGATTGACGTTCAAGTTGCTGCAGGGCTTCCTTTCCGTTGTGTGCGACATCGTAGCCGATCTGAGCCCAGTCCATGATGGAGCAGCAGGTGTCGAGCAACAGCTCATTGTCATCGCAGATGAGTACGCGCTCCGGTTTGTCCTTCCAGGAGGCGCAGTAGGTGCGCGCGAGCTGAAAACCCACCAGATGGGATTCGGGGCAACTGACCTGTTCCGGACTCCAGATACGGATGCACTCATGCTCATCGATTTTACAGCTTTCCGATAGAAACCAGCGCGGCACATCACTGGCACGAAACTGGGACTGAAAGAAGCACTTGCGGTCTGCGTTGAGTGTGGCAAGCAACAGCAGGTCGTTCATGCCCAGCTCTTCGCACCGCGCTCGAAACAGGTGCTCGGCGTCGAATCCCATGACGTCCTGAAATGCCTGGTTCGCCTCAAGAAAGAGACCCGTGCGTGCATCGATGAGGCAATTCCCGATGGTGGTTTTGAGTTCTTCAGCTGCGTCAGAATGAGAATTGCCCGACGCATTGTCAGTGTTGATGGGAAAAAGGGTAACATTGTACCATTCGCAGCGCATTTTCCCCTGGAATATCGGATAGAGCGTGACACCCAAGCTTGGGGACTGCATCCAAGGTTGCTCGGGCACATAGGATCGCAGGGAGTCCGGAACCGGTAGGGTAGTGCGAACAATCGAACCCTTGGCGTTGCCGAGAAGTGCGGCAATTTCAGGCAATCCGCTGCCCAGGGAGTGCGTGGCGGGGTCGAGTTCCTTCAAAGAACCTGGTGTGTGCACCGCAAACAGGCGATCCCGTTCGTCACAGATAAACTGTACCTCACTACCCTTGCGCGTGAGCAGGCAGTAGTCGTGCATGAATTTGAGGTCATGCCTTTTGGGGGTGGATGAGGTCGCGAATCCTACCATGATATAATGTTCGGCAGTCTGAGCTTTCAATAAAGACCAAGTTCAGGAATTTTTCCGGGTTGTGTGTGTTGAAAGCATGTCTCCGTCCGGGGATTTGAGTCGAAATCCGGAGATGAAGAATTTTACAAACTTCGCCTAAACTCCGAAAGCAATAGGACGATAGCTTGTAAAGAAGCCACCAGTCGGTGTGCCCATCGGCCATATCAAATACTCTGCAACCAACCACTGCTGTGAATCTGCAAATCCAAAACACCCAACAACAGTACATGACCTTTTACCTGGGGCAGCACCTGTTTGGGATTTCGATCCTGCTGGTCCGGGAGATCAACCAGAATCTCGACATCACTCCAGTCTCAAAGGTTCCCAAATACATCAGGGGTGTGCTCAATCTTCGTGGACAGGTGGTGACCGTTATGGATCTGGCCAAACGCCTGTCCTTTGACGGTGCCGAGGGAAGTCAGGATGCCAGTTGCATCGTGCTCAAGACCAATACGGAGATCGACAGCAGTGATATTTCTCACTCTCTGGATGACCGCACACTGGCCGATAAGGTCGGTCTGTATGTGGACCGCATCGGTGATGTGCTCAACATTGCTTCCAAGGAAATCATTCGTACCCCAACCCGTGACAGTAAGCTCGACAAGCGTTTCATCAAGGGAGTGGTGCGCCTGAACGACCAGCTTCTCATTCTCCTGAATCTGAAAGAAGTTCTGAATCCGGAACAAAAAGGGGAATGATCCGCCCTCAACCCAAATTTATCTAAAGCCCGCCCACGCTATGAACCATGTCATTGAAGATCGCAAACTGAGTTTTCAGGTAGGAGAAGACATCCTTTCAACCAACGTCGAAACCCTGGCCAAACAATTTCGGGAGGGCATCGATTCTGCTTCGGCAAGCGTCAATCAGATTGAGGTCAATTTGAGCGGGGTGGATACCATCGACTCCCAGGGCCTGAATCTGCTGATCGGACTTTTTCAGGAGTGCAAGCGCAAGAAGTGGGGCTTTCGTGTCAGCCATTGCACCGAGAACGTGCGCTGGCTGTTTTCCATATTTAAATTGACCGAAGTTTTTGGGGTCAACGCTTCCAGTTGAAATTATCGACAAACCCATCTTTTGAGGAGTCCGACCTATGGTAGACAATGAATTGATCGAGATTTTTGTTCAGGAGTCGAAGGAACACCTGGATGCGCTGGAACCTGAGATCCTTGCCATGGAGACTGCCTCCAGTGATTCTGAGGGAGTCAACACCATCTTTCGCGGAGTTCACAGTATCAAGGGTTCTTCCGGATTTTTTGGTTTTGATCAGATCGCGAAGCTCAGTCATGTCATGGAAAACGTGATGGCACTGGTGCGCGAGGGTGACCTGAAACCCACACGCGAAATGGTCGATGTATTCCTTGAATGCACGGATTCGCTCAAACTGATGATCGACGATCCGCAGAACAGTGCGAACGTGCCTATCGAAGATCACCTGACCAAGCTCAATGCGTTGCTGGAACCTGACGGAGCCGGTGCGCCGGTTGCCGGACCCAAGGTGGATGAGACGGTCGAACTGCCTGCACATCTGCAGCAGTTTGTACTCGATCCGCTTTTGATCAAGAATGCGCTGAGTCACGGACATCTTGTCTTTGTGATCAAGTTGTTCATGAACAAGGACATCAAGGATCATGGGAAAACACCCTATGACTACTTCAAGGAGATTGAATCCCTGGGTGAATTTCTGGATGCAAACTTTGACTTTTCAGTGATCAGCGGTCTCGACGATGCGCTGGAGAATGAGTTGGTCGTTTCGTTCCTGTTCACCACCGTGATGGGATCGCCTGATATGATCACGAGCGTCTTTGACATTCCGTCCGAGCAGGTGGAAGAAGTGGACCTTGGCATCCTCAAGAAGTGGCTGGGTACCGATCCCCAGAAGACCGAACCCAAGTCCCGCTCCGAGGAAGTGTTTCTCGAAGTGGTGGAAGGGGAGGATGAGGTCATGCCCGCTTCGCAACCATCTGCATCGGATACCGCAGAGCCACAGTCCAAGTCGGAAGAGGACCATAAGATTGTGGCATCTGCGCAAGCGAGTCCGCAGACTCAGAGCGTTCGCAAGAAGGCGGATGAGACGATACGCGTGAATGTTTCACTGCTCGACGATTTGATGAATCTCGCGGGCGAACTTGTGCTCAGTCGCAATCAGCTCATCCGCATTGCAGAGGGAAGCGGTCAGGAGGTCAGCGGCCTGCAGGGCGTGATTCAGAACATGAATCTGGTGACTTCTGAAATGCATGAGCGTGTGATGCAGACCCGTCTGCAGCCCCTGGGTGTCATTTTTGGAAAGTTCAATCGCATCATTCGTGACCTCTCAAACAAGCTGGGCAAAGAAATTCGTCTCGAAATCGAGGGTGAGGATGTGGAACTCGACAAATCCATTGTGGAAGCATTGTCCGATCCACTGACACACCTGATTCGCAATACGGCAGATCATGGTATTGAGACGCCGGATGAGCGTGAGGCCGCAGGCAAGCCCCGCATGGGAAATGCCCGCCTCTCGGCAAAGCATGCCGGTGGTCAGGTGTTGATCGAAATCAAGGATGACGGGCGCGGCCTCGACACCACCAAACTCAAGCGCAAGGCAATTGAAAAGGGTCTGATCACACCGGAAGAGGCAGAGGTGATGTCCGACCGGCAGGCGTTCAACATTATTTTTCTTCCCGGGCTGTCCACTGCGGAAAAGGTCAGCGATGTCTCTGGTCGTGGTGTGGGCATGGATGTGGTTCGCACAAACATTGAGAATCTCGGCGGCTTCATTGACATCGATTCCGAGCGTGGAAGGGGAACGACCATTTCCCTTCGCCTGCCACTGACGCTGGCCATTATTCCAGCCATGATCGTGGGTGCCGGGGGACGCCGCTTTGCTATTCCGCAGGTGAATCTTGAAGAGGTCGTGCGTTTGGGCGGAAAGAACAAGACCGAGATGGTGCGGGGCACGCGCGTGCTGCGCCTGAGGGATTCCCTGCTGACGTTGCTGGACCTTGCGGAGGTGCTCGATATTGAACAGGTCGAAGGTGAGGCAGAGCGCAATAAGGATGAAGGATTTGTGCTCGTGCTGCATCTTGACAACAAGCAGTATGGACTCATCGTCAACGATCTTTATGACAGTGAGGAGATTGCGGTCAAACCACTCAGTCAGTACACGAAGGATGCAGGCTGTTACTCGGGGGTGACGATCATGGGAGATGGCAAGGTTGCCATGATTCTCGACGTAGCCGGTATCGCCATGATCGCAAATCTCGACTTTGGCGAAATTGAGGCCCTCAGTGAAGAACGCGAGCAGGAGGAAAGTCTCGCCCTGCGAAGCAGCGACAGTGAGTCGCTCCTGTTGTTCCGCAATGAAGGGTTTGAACTCTTTGCCATCAATCTCTCGACGGTTGCGCGCATTGAAAAGATCAAGGCAGCGGACATCGAAAATGTCGGAAGTGGGGAATACCTGAATCTTGGCGGCAAATCGATTCGCCTGGTTCGCATGCATCACTACATGCCGGTAGCGCACCCGGAGAACAGCCCGGAAGAACTCTATGTGTTGATTCCAAAACTGGTGGCAAAGCCGATGGGCATCATTGCCACGCAGATTGTGGACACTGTGGAAACCGTGGTCGATCTCGACCGGGAAACCATCACTGGCACCGGTATCCTTGGCAGCACCTTCATCAACGATGCGCTGGTCTTGCTGGTGGACATCTACAACCTCTTCGAGGCAGTGGATCCCAATGTGTTCCAGGTCGGGTACATTGATGATCGCTTTGCAAAGCTGCGGGTAATGCTGGTGGAGAACAATGTCTTTTTCCGCAACGTGCAGCAGTCCTTCCTCGAAGAGATTTTTGGGGAGGTGGTTGTCGTGCGCAATGGTGTGGAAGCGTGGGAAAAACTCAATGATGGCAGCTATCACATGCTGATCACCGAAGCCGAGCTTCCCCAGATGGACGGACTCGAACTCGCCCGTCGGATTCGCAATTCTGACCGCTACAAACACCTGCCAATCGTCGTCACCGCCAGTCGCAATGAAGCCATTTACGAGGCGCGCTGTCGTGAGGTCGGAGTGGATCAGTTTCTTCTGAAATTCAACAAGCAGAAACTGCATCGCCTGATTCTGCAGACTCTCGATTCGCGCACGCCGCGTCTTGAGGAGTCGGTTAGCCGATAACGGTCTGTGGCGTTGCATCGTTGTTGAAAGTGGATTGTCTATTTGTGGAATGAACGCAGGTCAAAAAGTGCGAGTTGCCCTCGCTGATGATACAGCACTGTATCGGAAAATTCTCTCCATGGCAGTTGAGAAGATCCCATCGGCGGAACTCGTAGGGGTTGCCGTCGACGGGGTTGCCGCAGTGGAAGTGGTCAAGAACAAGTCAGTGGATCTTTTTCTGCTGGATGTTTGCATGCCACGCATGGATGGGGTGGAGGCCCTGCGCAAGATTCATGAATTGAGTCCGAGTACGGCGGTGGTGATGTTCAGTGGAGTCACCAGTGCAGATGCGGAAACCACCGTGGAGGCCCTGGAAATCGGCGCACTGGAATTCATTCCCAAGCCCAAGACCAACAGTCTGGATGAGAGCATGAGCCTGCTCGCCCAGGAGTTGAATCGGGTGGTACGACTGCTCAAGATCCGTCAGATCCACAAACGCATCTCTGCATCACCCAGTGCGAGGACGACGGAGCGACCAGCCCCGGGAGCTGCGGGAGTCGCATCAAGTGCCGCATCCCGACCTGTGGCAAGTGTGGGTACGGGGCGTGTGGGAGTGGTGCGTCGGTTCGTGAATTTTGATGCCCATCGCTCGCTCATCGTGATTGGAGTGTCCACGGGCGGTCCCAATGCGCTGAACCAGTTGATGTGCATGCTGCCAAAACGGTTGGGTTGTCCTGTGTTGATTGTGCAGCACATGCCGCCCTTTTTCACGGCGTCGCTGGCTTCGTTTTTGTCCAAAAAGTCTGGACTGGATGTGGTGGAGGCCACTCATGGCGAGCTGATGCAGGCGGATCGCATCTACATCGCTCCGGGCGGCAAGCACATGGAAATCCGCAAGCGCACCGATGCGATGGGTGGATATGAAATCACGACCAATGAAGCAGCGCCGGTCAACTCGTGTCGCCCTTCGGTCGATGTATTGTTCCAGTCGGTTGCCTCCGAGTTCAGCGGTTCCATCCTCTCGATCATCCTGACGGGAATGGGGGAGGACGGATGCCAGGGAGTAACGACGCTGAGGCGTTCGCCGAGCACATACACCATTGCGCAGAACGAAGAGTCGTGTGTGGTCTATGGCATGCCCAGAGCAATTGTCGAAAGGGGGCTGGCCGATGAGGTCCTGCCGCTCGATCAAATCGCGGGTCGCATATCCGAGTTAGTTTTAAAAAGAAAGGTCAGTTAGTCCCCATGGCAATCAGCACAGAAGAGTTCAATTTGCTGCGAAACTTCATCCTCAAGCACAGCGAGATCGAGGTGAAGCCGGAAAAGACCTACCTCATTGAGAGTCGCCTGAGTCGCATGATGGTTGAGTTGGGTGCATCCAATTTCAAGGAGTTCTACGACAATGCACAAAAGGATACCAGCGGGAAGCTGAGGGAGCGCATCATCGATGCGATGACCACCAACGAAACGTTCTGGTTCCGCGATGCCAAACCGTGGACACTCATGAGGGAGTCGATTCTGCCCGAGTTGATGAATACCGCTCGTGCCAAACCCGGGTCAAAGATTCGCATTTGGTCGGCGGCCTGTTCCACCGGACAGGAACCTTATTCGATCGCAATGGTTATTGATGATGTGCTGCACTCGGGAAAGTACCCCGGAGTGAGACTTGAGCAGTTCGAAATTGTGGCAACCGATATTTCACCCAGCGTGTTGTTTCTGGCAAATTCCGGTCGGTACAATCAGCTGGCCATGTCAAGAGGGTTGCCGGAGAACTATCGGACCAAGTATTTCACCCAGCAGGGAAAAATATGGGTAGTCAATCCATCGCTGAAGAGTCGCATCACATTCAAAAAGTTCAACCTTCAGGATCATCCGTCCGCATTGGGAAAGTTTGATTTTGTGCTGTGCCGCAACGTGGCGATCTATTTTACGGACCAGTTCAAACGCGAGTTGTTCCGCCGAATTCACGGCATTCTCAACCAACCCGGATTTTTCCTGCTGGGTTCTTCAGAGTCGCTGGTTGGATATTCCACCGATTTTGAGATGAAAGAAGGTCAAGGTGCGATTTATTACAAAAAGAAATAAGGTAGAGTTATGAAAATACTGAGGGTTGACGATTCACTGGTGATGTTGCGCATCATTTCCGATGCAGCGAGCGTGATTGGTGCGGAAACGGTGACGGCCCGGAATGGATCTCTTGCACTGAAGGTGCTCGAGGAGCAGGGTGCAGACATCAACATGATCCTGCTCGACTGGAACATGCCTGGCATGACGGGACTCGAATTTCTTCAGAAAGTGAAGGCAGATGACCGCTGGAAGGACATTCCAGTGATGATGGTGACCAGTGAGGGGAACCCGGATAATGTGAAAAAGGCACTTGTTGCCGGAGCAACCAACTACCTTGTGAAACCGTTTGCACAGGAAGACCTCGAAACTAAAATCATGCAGTGTCTGGGGCAGGGATTTTGACATTGCATCCATTGCCAACCTGAAACACGTGCACCATGGAATTCTCCCAAGAGATTGCTGATCAGCTCAAAACCTGCGAGTTACCTCCCTTTCCGGAGCTGACTCATAAGATTGTATCCCTGACCCAGGATTTTTACGCAGATCCCAACGAGATCGCGGATCTGGTCAAAATGGACATGGCCCTGTCCGCATCCGTGCTGAAAATTGCAAACTCAGTGGCCTATGGGTATGCTGGCAAGGTTTCCTCCATCTCTGAGGCCATCTCACGTGTAGGGATTTCGGCCATGCGGGACTTGGTGCTCTCGGTCTCGCTCGTGAGTAAGTTCAAGTCGCTCAATGGCATTGATTTTCGACAGTTCTGGGTGCATTGCCTGGGCGTGGCCCTGACTTCAGACGCCATCCAGAGGCACGCGGGAAAACGCGTGAATACCACTGATCATCTCTACACTGCAGGTCTGCTACACAAGGTTGGCATTCTGTTGCTGGCACAGAACTTTCCCGAGCAATACCAGCAGGTTCTTGATGAGGTTGAAAAGGA comes from Puniceicoccaceae bacterium and encodes:
- the cheB gene encoding chemotaxis-specific protein-glutamate methyltransferase CheB; amino-acid sequence: MNAGQKVRVALADDTALYRKILSMAVEKIPSAELVGVAVDGVAAVEVVKNKSVDLFLLDVCMPRMDGVEALRKIHELSPSTAVVMFSGVTSADAETTVEALEIGALEFIPKPKTNSLDESMSLLAQELNRVVRLLKIRQIHKRISASPSARTTERPAPGAAGVASSAASRPVASVGTGRVGVVRRFVNFDAHRSLIVIGVSTGGPNALNQLMCMLPKRLGCPVLIVQHMPPFFTASLASFLSKKSGLDVVEATHGELMQADRIYIAPGGKHMEIRKRTDAMGGYEITTNEAAPVNSCRPSVDVLFQSVASEFSGSILSIILTGMGEDGCQGVTTLRRSPSTYTIAQNEESCVVYGMPRAIVERGLADEVLPLDQIAGRISELVLKRKVS
- a CDS encoding chemotaxis protein CheW encodes the protein MVDNELIEIFVQESKEHLDALEPEILAMETASSDSEGVNTIFRGVHSIKGSSGFFGFDQIAKLSHVMENVMALVREGDLKPTREMVDVFLECTDSLKLMIDDPQNSANVPIEDHLTKLNALLEPDGAGAPVAGPKVDETVELPAHLQQFVLDPLLIKNALSHGHLVFVIKLFMNKDIKDHGKTPYDYFKEIESLGEFLDANFDFSVISGLDDALENELVVSFLFTTVMGSPDMITSVFDIPSEQVEEVDLGILKKWLGTDPQKTEPKSRSEEVFLEVVEGEDEVMPASQPSASDTAEPQSKSEEDHKIVASAQASPQTQSVRKKADETIRVNVSLLDDLMNLAGELVLSRNQLIRIAEGSGQEVSGLQGVIQNMNLVTSEMHERVMQTRLQPLGVIFGKFNRIIRDLSNKLGKEIRLEIEGEDVELDKSIVEALSDPLTHLIRNTADHGIETPDEREAAGKPRMGNARLSAKHAGGQVLIEIKDDGRGLDTTKLKRKAIEKGLITPEEAEVMSDRQAFNIIFLPGLSTAEKVSDVSGRGVGMDVVRTNIENLGGFIDIDSERGRGTTISLRLPLTLAIIPAMIVGAGGRRFAIPQVNLEEVVRLGGKNKTEMVRGTRVLRLRDSLLTLLDLAEVLDIEQVEGEAERNKDEGFVLVLHLDNKQYGLIVNDLYDSEEIAVKPLSQYTKDAGCYSGVTIMGDGKVAMILDVAGIAMIANLDFGEIEALSEEREQEESLALRSSDSESLLLFRNEGFELFAINLSTVARIEKIKAADIENVGSGEYLNLGGKSIRLVRMHHYMPVAHPENSPEELYVLIPKLVAKPMGIIATQIVDTVETVVDLDRETITGTGILGSTFINDALVLLVDIYNLFEAVDPNVFQVGYIDDRFAKLRVMLVENNVFFRNVQQSFLEEIFGEVVVVRNGVEAWEKLNDGSYHMLITEAELPQMDGLELARRIRNSDRYKHLPIVVTASRNEAIYEARCREVGVDQFLLKFNKQKLHRLILQTLDSRTPRLEESVSR
- a CDS encoding response regulator, encoding MKILRVDDSLVMLRIISDAASVIGAETVTARNGSLALKVLEEQGADINMILLDWNMPGMTGLEFLQKVKADDRWKDIPVMMVTSEGNPDNVKKALVAGATNYLVKPFAQEDLETKIMQCLGQGF
- a CDS encoding protein-glutamate O-methyltransferase CheR, with the translated sequence MAISTEEFNLLRNFILKHSEIEVKPEKTYLIESRLSRMMVELGASNFKEFYDNAQKDTSGKLRERIIDAMTTNETFWFRDAKPWTLMRESILPELMNTARAKPGSKIRIWSAACSTGQEPYSIAMVIDDVLHSGKYPGVRLEQFEIVATDISPSVLFLANSGRYNQLAMSRGLPENYRTKYFTQQGKIWVVNPSLKSRITFKKFNLQDHPSALGKFDFVLCRNVAIYFTDQFKRELFRRIHGILNQPGFFLLGSSESLVGYSTDFEMKEGQGAIYYKKK
- a CDS encoding STAS domain-containing protein, whose amino-acid sequence is MNHVIEDRKLSFQVGEDILSTNVETLAKQFREGIDSASASVNQIEVNLSGVDTIDSQGLNLLIGLFQECKRKKWGFRVSHCTENVRWLFSIFKLTEVFGVNASS